The proteins below come from a single Lineus longissimus chromosome 5, tnLinLong1.2, whole genome shotgun sequence genomic window:
- the LOC135488761 gene encoding brefeldin A-inhibited guanine nucleotide-exchange protein 3-like isoform X1, protein MESILSAIVKESSAVKFAPIKAASSEALEFLQDERQVASIPTYQLRDKCLHPLQLALESRNSKLTSYGIGGMQKMIDDSRFHSSIVHECDDNWLPLQVLQAVVATPNLPEESQVEVMKVLLSMTFSSVWCANAKIITKIAELCLNCFLSSNRQYLRYVCLTTLSQIVGGCYGRHTVKELPIEFNFDKKWSETLESWPRRRPPWVSFQKLIMVCLETFNTSSQSVRTAIRATLTQMLSSIAEKLYETQTSMGDSSDEDDEVMEDGAKQQKDLAASNALCKDVVDIMCFLCEKLRSTQCVQQHKPLVPLLLEGIYSILKNLPTSVRDSPEFVELLWKQLCPGLISMLGNPVTDKSVVQKPAYGSQDGRGSGCSTNAPNVAEHSAKTIYNIAVELVKIVGSLRSLRPVLESVFHRMLLYPPPQHRLEAIRILKEVLSSPEGLLSLAGPTMADDSAKCPGNKLSQSNIALLKLVVDSVQECCHCNESSVCITSVQCMDELLKSLEQVVQGEHLPQDVVDGILEQFDPPDMMSSVSECEDTLESSQETTMSAEAKIDHLKTIIDSVHAKHREQEENEVFDSDAEEPSDLNKGHDLGDRKLSSGCYTQEAREEDYKSRFPMEDFHSMEKQSAKDYVVCLLQVLPSLLDIPSISELDETLQTFASNFCTGQRSSNAKADESGNNNACKVILNADGVYMATYSTLLLNLKLLKSGYYSNKDQKVLVTEVEFVNDILDSELLLYLSDTWLSEVYRQTLSLNLLQMAGFAETIHKNNPLINVLTEMLVDNVKHGSKCWTWLDIDGLCSLQLGGQLLREYKEEEENENQDMIKRRSIEAGMKFAKAVLMLCWDGILDVLSVLLDGKSSCGITSSLSLMLGTEGAKEESKRAQEAICMSLDGLQRAARLACMLGLQMRCGTVFAQLASASCVMEETKRSPIPDRKTTKMPVLVSKPKLPRLHAAHALSLDVVLTTGLEMGSHSKDCWAHVFRSCAHISQLEHTYFSRGNNQSNLPKIHPQGHPMEMNNEDEESHEYYGIPVVPMVPVAPSINVPELIKQSKLESGWDSAIVAGGVLNGAQTSKCLCGLSQAVDRLFEDAAYKLTMKSLIGFLAELSRSSSQQLYSLGRPNLEREEGAAGSNLPTNVLHLYRLGDVMLKCIKSGRPLMHIMRIWTTVSPHFVEAACHRDRRISKKAVACIHDCVTTLLSIRQELPHFHFNELLCKPFENLLCLELCDGDAQDQIVCSICELVEACTIEICSGWRPLFAALRAVKIEFTTNEEVNEARQRHVAAVLDVFEVFLNSDNILVFANAAIDCILCLLKYVRGPGEFESDFDDSDSGSDCLPAESTENLCIPALKYLKQCCEILSTMWNMPACPIFNGAHRIKMNSVPQCVDPMIPFMDLESFQRFFDQTPSQRGSIGSFVQSDWNKPMDMSLVTDLKTLSIAEHNNESLPSQDSGNFTLSPGSGENAADTLENQVDSEPKDETPKVERQRPENAEIHLSRTQTAQEGMCSKLQIQIQTKTLGEMDNHTGILHVWFLLLEGMATAVSTCPKTYQPQTLEMLFDLLRSSANTPGAEFGIYCINHLLLPMLQDWLRHCTKSYGYFEGSPANFKQCCGLCTDLVVEYIVQFAGTPETHSGTEFMLKQMMDVLVECIAQPVEAISRLGCSCVRHAILSSGPLLTENMWHIVTQSLHHAFNVTMYSTRQLMTLFHANSDNFYGDIGQVKVAARKDCSVTECERLRQLALQVFLLDSQRAKSPLAPAELEQDRTYVFLLYPPEFADSYNPEHIMTRVPFRSLVVGLLSHQLLLQTVGAILLEGTSNVATAEQHILQRRLSQDSEDLEAKDQGLPGMLNYLSSRNMLTILQCLQDSYRLAMDFDSRPGLKFLIQKVASSDVAANLYKQAGISMTFMVHTLIEVCMSNKVTSSEQVKEILRLHLEAKKEVTERFEKEFEELIREQGRTKTKDQVMPSPAYVISDLYSDMESARRSHGTISEHHAIFIKLLYECCNDICTTYTDLVLDKEGTATADRMSDRPLFFLVAQPDEIPELKREKALMTMVAEKLQEQQLQLQHQGPMATAQVPVQAQCPQDSYYDFLSNEQGSMVEHSETVSEYTQSMMSSRMSPLHSPDDDRIGKHNPEDKVYTVATDRTIKNLMSAYKKRKQQHSMPTFRRSKPSKPKVPKTRKSKNTDPIQEEIENEQTNSIMKDSEAHIQSWTEMICTLLNLIHQVADESHQLLLPVVFPSLNQLVCHAEDVRLKEALAMWVHRLGYICGFAWRTANQS, encoded by the exons ATGGAGAGTATCTTAAGCGCGATTGTGAAGGAGAGCTCAGCTGTCAAGTTTGCCCCCATCAAGGCTGCTTCCAGTGAAGCTCTGG agtTCCTGCAAGATGAGAGACAAGTTGCCAGCATTCCAACTTACCAGTTAAG AGACAAATGTCTTCACCCGCTTCAGCTTGCCTTGGAATCGAGGAACAGTAAGCTGACCAGCTATGGCATTGGAGGCATGCAG AAAATGATAGATGATAGTCGGTTTCATTCAAGTATTGTGCATGAGTGCGATGACAACTGGCTACCGCTGCAAGTCCTCCAGGCTGTGGTGGCCACGCCCAATCTCCCTGAGGAGTCGCAGGTGGAGGTCATGAAG GTGTTACTTAGTATGACGTTCTCCTCCGTGTGGTGTGCCAATGCAAAGATAATCACGAAGATTGCAGAG CTATGTCTGAATTGTTTTCTGTCGTCTAATAGGCAGTACCTTCGTTACGTCTGTCTCACAACGCTCTCACAAATTGTCGGTGGTTGTTATGGCCGCCACACCGTGAAAGAGTTACCCATTGAGTTCAATTTTGACAAAAAG TGGTCAGAGACTTTGGAGAGCTGGCCTCGGCGACGTCCACCTTGGGTCTCTTTTCAAAAGTTAATCATG GTGTGCCTTGAGACATTCAACACCAGCTCACAGAGTGTACGCACGGCTATCAGGGCAACACTCACTCAAATGCTGAGTTCTATAGCTGAGAAGTTATATGAGACACAGACTAGTATG GGTGACAGTAGCGATGAGGATGATGAGGTGATGGAAGATGGGGCCAAGCAACAAAAAG ACCTAGCAGCATCCAATGCCTTGTGTAAAGATGTGGTGGATATTATGTGCTTTCTTTGTGAGAAACTGAGGTCAACACAATG CGTACAACAGCACAAACCATTGGTCCCCCTACTGCTTGAAGGCATTTACTCAATATTGAAAAATCTACCCACATCGGTGAGAGATAGTCCTGAGTTTGTGGAGTTACTCTG GAAACAGCTTTGCCCCGGTCTAATCTCCATGCTGGGCAACCCAGTCACAGACAAAAGTGTCGTACAGAAACCTGCCTATGGATCACAGGACGGGAGGGGCTCAGGCTGTTCCACAAATGCTCCCAATGTTGCTGAACACTCGGCGAAGACTATTTACAA TATTGCTGTGGAGTTGGTGAAGATTGTTGGTAGTCTGCGCTCCCTGCGTCCTGTCCTCGAATCCGTGTTTCATCGTATGCTGCTGTATCCTCCACCACAGCATCGATTGGAAGCGATCAGAATTCTAAAGGAG GTCTTGAGCAGCCCGGAAGGTCTACTGAGTCTGGCTGGTCCCACCATGGCTGATGATTCTGCCAAGTGCCCTGGCAATAAACTATCACAATCCAATATTGCATTACTCAAATT AGTGGTTGATTCTGTGCAAGAGTGCTGCCACTGTAACGAGTCCTCTGTGTGTATAACAAGTGTACAGTGCATGGACGAGTTGCTCAAGTCATTAGAGCAGGTCGTACAGGGGGAACACCTCCCCCAGGATGTCGTGGATGGCATCCTGGAGCAGTTTGACCCTCCGGATATGATGT CCTCTGTTTCTGAATGTGAAGATACGTTGGAATCATCGCAAGAGACCACAATGTCAGCAGAGGCGAAAATCgatcatttgaaaacaatcattGACAGTGTCCACGCCAAACATCGCGAGCAGGAAGAAAATGAGGTGTTCGATTCAGATGCAGAGGAGCCGTCTGATCTCAATAAAGGACACGATTTAGGCGACAGGAAACTCAGTTCTGGATGTTACACACAGGAGGCGCGAGAGGAGGATTACAAGTCGAGGTTTCCCATGGAAGATTTCCATTCAATGGAGAAACAAAGTGCCAAAGACTATGTCGTCTGCTTGCTACAGGTTCTGCCATCTTTATTAGATATTCCGAGCATTTCTGAATTGGATGAAACGCTGCAGACATTTGCATCCAATTTTTGTACAG GTCAACGATCATCAAATGCAAAAGCAGACGAGAGTGGGAACAATAACGCATGTAAAGTTATCCTGAATGCAGACGGTGTTTACATGGCCACATACAGCACCCTCTTACTAAATCTGAAGTTACTCAAGAGCGGTTACTATAGCAACAAGGACCAGAAGGTGCTGGTCACTGAG GTTGAATTCGTCAATGATATTCTGGACAGTGAGCTTCTGCTGTATCTCTCTGACACGTGGCTGTCTGAAGTCTATCGTCAGACCCTTAGCCTCAATCTTCTACAAATGGCTGGATTCGCTGAAACCATTCACAAGAATAATCCTCTAATAAATGTCCTCACAG AAATGCTTGTTGACAATGTAAAACACGGGTCAAAATGTTGGACATGGTTGG ACATTGATGGCCTCTGTAGCCTCCAACTTGGCGGTCAGCTCCTCCGTGAATACAAAGAAGAGGAAGAGAACGAGAATCAAGATATGATAAAAAGACGATCCATCGAAGCCGGGATGAAATTCGCCAAAGCTGTCCTCATGTTGTGCTGGGACGGAATCCTCGATGTTCTTTCTGTCCTCCTCGATGGGAAGAGTTCATGTGGTATCACGAGTAGTTTGAGTCTGATGTTGGGGACAGAGGGCGCTAAGGAGGAGAGTAAGAGAGCGCAGGAGGCAATTTGTATGAGTCTTGATGGACTTCAGAGAGCGGCTAGGTTAGCCTGCATGTTAG GTCTCCAGATGCGTTGTGGTACTGTCTTTGCCCAATTAGCCAGTGCATCCTGTGTTATGGAGGAAACCAAACGAAGCCCCATTCCAGATAGGAAGACAACCAAAATGCCCGTTCTAGTCTCCAAACCTAAGTTACCCCGTCTACATGCAGCTCATGCACTGAGTTTGGATGTTGTGTTGACCACTGGGTTGGAGATGGGTAGCCACTCCAAGGACTGCTGGGCTCATGTATTCAG ATCTTGTGCTCATATCTCACAGTTAGAGCATACATACTTCAGCCGTGGTAACAACCAGTCTAATCTGCCCAAGATTCACCCGCAGGGCCATCCCATGGAGATGAATAATGAGGATGAGGAGAG TCACGAATACTATGGGATTCCAGTTGTCCCGATGGTGCCGGTAGCTCCCAGCATCAATGTGCCTGAGCTGATAAAGCAGAGTAAACTAGAGTCTGGATGGGATAGTGCAATAGTAGCTGGTGGAGTCTTGAACGGTGCTCAGACGTCCAAGTGTCTTTGTGGACTCTCGCAAGCTGTAGATAG ATTATTCGAAGACGCTGCCTATAAACTTACCATGAAATCATTGATAGGATTCCTTGCTGAGCTGAGCCGTAGCAGCAGCCAGCAGCTCTACTCCCTAGGACGGCCCAACTTGGAGCGCGAGGAGGGGGCAGCGGGTTCAAATCTTCCTACGAATGTGCTTCATTTGTATCGGCTTGGCGACGTTATGTTGAAGTGCATAAAGAGCGGACGGCCACTGATGCATATCATGAGAATTTGGACTACTGTGTCTCCGCATTTTGTAGAA GCTGCCTGTCACAGGGATCGTCGCATATCCAAAAAGGCTGTTGCTTGCATCCACGATTGCGTCACAACTCTCCTAAGCATTCGTCAAGAGTTACCTCACTTCCATTTCAATGAGTTGTTATGTAAACCATTTGAGAATTTGCTGTGTTTGGAACTGTGCGATGGGGACGCCCAGGATCAG ATTGTATGTTCCATATGTGAGCTTGTCGAAGCGTGTACCATAGAGATCTGTTCAGGATGGCGCCCCCTATTTGCTGCCCTGAGAGCCGTTAAGATTGAATTCACGACCAATGAAGAAGTGAATGAGGCCCGACAACGTCATGTAGCTGCCGTACTAGATGTTTTCGAGGTTTTTTTAAACTCGGATAATATACTGGTGTTTGCTAACGCTGCCATAGACTGTATTCTCTGCCTGTTGAAGTATGTCAGAGGCCCTG GTGAATTTGAATCAGATTTTGATGACTCGGACTCAGGCAGTGACTGCCTACCTGCGGAGAGTACCGAGAACCTCTGTATACCTGCCTTGAAGTACCTCAAACAGTGTTGTGAAATTCTGTCTACGATGTGGAATATGCCGGCCTGTCCTATATTCAACGGTGCTCATAG AATCAAGATGAATTCTGTACCACAGTGTGTAGACCCAATGATTCCTTTCATGGATCTAGAATCATTTCAACGTTTCTTCGACCAAACACCAAGTCAGCGTGGATCCATTGGAAGTTTTGTCCAATCAGATTGGAATAAACCAATGGACATGTCGCTAGTCACCGATTTAAAAACGCTCAGCATCGCTGAGCACAATAATGAATCACTGCCAAGTCAAGATTCAGGAAATTTCACGCTGTCGCCCGGATCTGGAGAAAATGCAGCTGATACCTTGGAAAATCAAGTCGATTCAGAACCAAAAGATGAGACGCCAAAAGTTGAGAGGCAGCGACCAGAAAATGCTGAGATTCATCTGTCCCGGACGCAGACTGCCCAAGAGGGCATGTGTTCGAAGCTGCAGATTCAGATCCAGACGAAGACCTTGGGAGAGATGGACAACCACACTGGGATACTCCATGTGTGGTTCCTACTCCTGGAGGGCATGGCTACAGCTGTCTCGACCTGCCCGAAGACATATCAGCCTCAGACACTTGAAATGCTATTCGATCTGCTGAGGTCATCTGCTAATACTCCGG GTGCGGAGTTTGGTATCTACTGTATCAATCATCTGCTGCTGCCGATGCTTCAAGACTGGCTGAGGCATTGTACCAAGTCATACGGCTACTTTGAGGGGTCGCCTGCTAACTTCAAACAGTGCTGTGGACTCTGCACTGATCTTGTGGTGGAATATATTGTGCAGTTTGCTG GAACTCCAGAGACACATTCTGGCACCGAGTTCATGTTAAAACAAATGATGGATGTATTAGTTGAGTGTATAGCCCAGCCAGTCGAAGCCATCTCAAGATTAGGCTGCTCCTGTGTCCGACATGCTATCCTGAGCAGTGGGCCTCTCCTTACTGAGAACATGTGGCACATAGTCACCCAGTCGTTGCACCATGCCTTCAACGTGACCATGTACAGTACACGGCAGCTGATGACTCTATTCCATGCCAATTCAGACAACTTCTACGGTGATATTGGCCAGGTCAAAGTGGCTGCTCGGAAAGACTGCTCAGTTACAGAATGTGAACGTTTGCGGCAGCTAGCTTTACAA GTTTTCCTATTGGACAGTCAACGGGCAAAGAGTCCGTTAGCACCTGCTGAGCTGGAGCAAGATCGCACCTATGTGTTCTTGTTGTATCCACCAGAGTTTGCGGATAGTTACAATCCAGAACACATTATGACCAG GGTACCTTTCAGAAGTCTCGTCGTGGGGCTTCTATCCCATCAACTTCTGCTGCAGACAGTGGGAGCTATCCTCCTGGAGGGGACGTCAAACGTAGCCACAGCTGAACAACATATCTTACAACGAAGGTTGAGCCAGGATAGTGAAGATTTGGAGGCAAAGGATCAAGGACTGCCTG GAATGCTGAATTACCTCTCCTCAAGGAATATGCTGACGATACTTCAATGCCTGCAGGATTCCTATCGACTTGCCATGGACTTTGACTCCAGGCCTGGACTTAAGTTTCTCATTCAGAAAGTAGCGAGCTCTGATGTTGCGGCAAACTTATACAAACAAGCTGGGATCAGTATGACTTTCATGGTGCACACACTCATTGAGGTCTGCATGAGCAATAAGGTGACATCGTCGGAACAGGTCAAGGAGATTTTGCGTTTGCACCTCGAAGCGAAAAAGGAAGTGACAGAAAGATTTGAGAAGGAATTTGAGGAATTAATTCGGGAGCAGGGACGGACGAAGACGAAAGATCAAGTCATGCCTAGCCCTGCATATGTTATTTCTGATTTGTACAGTGATATGGAGTCAGCTCGTCGAAGCCATGGTACGATTTCTGAACATCATGCCATCTTCATCAAGCTGTTGTACGAGTGCTGTAACGATATCTGTACGACGTACACTGACCTTGTCCTGGATAAAGAGGGGACGGCCACAGCTGACCGGATGTCTGATCGCCCACTTTTCTTCCTCGTGGCGCAACCAGATGAGATACCAGAGCTGAAACGCGAGAAAGCATTGATGACGATGGTGGCGGAGAAACTCCAGGAGCAGCAATTGCAGCTGCAGCATCAGGGACCGATGGCAACTGCCCAGGTGCCAGTCCAAG CTCAGTGTCCTCAAGATTCTTATTACGACTTTCTCAGCAATGAGCAGG GTTCAATGGTTGAACACTCAGAAACTGTCTCAGAGTACACTCAGTCTATGATGTCATCGCGTATGTCGCCCTTACACAGCCCAGATGATGACCGAATCGGTAAACACAACCCAGAGGATAAAGTCTATACTGTGGCGACGGACAGAACAATCAAGAACTTGATGTCGGCGTATAAGAAAAGGAAACAGCAACACAGTATGCCAACATTTAGAAG GTCAAAGCCGAGCAAGCCGAAAGTACCCAAGACCCGGAAGTCAAAGAACACTGACCCcattcaagaggaaattgaaaaCGAACAAACCAACTCAATTATGAAG GACAGCGAAGCACATATCCAGTCATGGACAGAAATGATCTGTACTCTATTAAACCTCATCCACCAAGTTGCCGACGAGTCTCACCAACTTCTTCTCCCGGTCGTCTTCCCCAGTCTCAATCAACTCGTCTGCCACGCGGAGGATGTCCGCCTGAAGGAGGCGCTTGCTATGTGGGTGCATCGCCTTGGGTATATCTGTGGTTTTGCCTGGAGGACGGCAAACCAATCATGA